The following proteins are encoded in a genomic region of Chloracidobacterium sp.:
- a CDS encoding YihY/virulence factor BrkB family protein, producing the protein MRTIKGSDLSIFFRKLYDLMFEADLFSRAAQSAFYLAFSIFPFLLFLTSLFGLVLDSSDGIKNELILYLRQVMPATASELVSSTLAEIAVNSSSGKLTIGLLITLWSASSGVNALRAALNAVYQLAERRSWLLLRIHSLGLTLALCILSAIVLAIVFYGWQFAGLASQYFGMPITSPYFLVVIQWVSILVLMLLVCELIYNLLPDHITFEWEWVTSGSIVAIVLWLVLTGLFRLYLHYFNSYDRTYGSLGAVIILLLWLYLTALTVMIGGAINTVLRQMRDEHRKNVGLPPDQTVCH; encoded by the coding sequence ATGAGAACGATCAAAGGATCCGATCTCTCCATTTTTTTTCGAAAGCTCTATGATCTGATGTTCGAGGCTGACCTGTTCAGCCGTGCAGCCCAGTCCGCTTTTTATCTCGCATTTTCGATCTTCCCTTTCCTTCTGTTCCTGACGAGCCTTTTCGGATTGGTCCTTGATTCTTCCGATGGGATCAAGAATGAACTCATCCTATATTTGCGGCAAGTAATGCCGGCTACTGCCTCCGAGCTTGTAAGCAGCACCCTCGCAGAGATCGCCGTCAACAGCTCGAGCGGAAAGCTGACGATCGGCTTGCTAATTACATTGTGGTCGGCATCATCGGGCGTGAACGCACTCCGGGCGGCTCTCAATGCCGTCTATCAGCTGGCTGAACGCCGATCATGGCTTCTCCTGCGGATACACTCTCTTGGGCTTACGCTTGCATTATGCATCCTTTCGGCCATCGTGCTGGCGATCGTATTTTATGGGTGGCAATTCGCCGGTTTAGCATCGCAATATTTTGGAATGCCGATCACCTCGCCCTATTTTTTGGTTGTTATCCAATGGGTATCGATACTGGTGCTGATGCTGCTTGTATGCGAGCTGATCTACAACCTTCTGCCGGATCATATCACCTTCGAGTGGGAATGGGTGACATCGGGATCGATCGTTGCGATCGTGCTTTGGCTCGTCCTAACAGGGTTGTTCCGTTTGTATCTACATTATTTCAACAGTTATGATAGGACTTACGGCTCGCTAGGTGCGGTTATCATCCTGCTTTTATGGCTCTATTTGACCGCACTCACCGTAATGATCGGAGGTGCGATAAATACCGTACTTCGTCAAATGCGTGACGAACACCGTAAAAACGTTGGGCTCCCGCCTGATCAAACCGTATGTCATTGA